The sequence GCGGGTCGGCGCCGGCCTCCAGCAATTGCAGCGCGCGATCCACCCGGCCGCTGCGTGCGGCTTCGAACAATTCGGGCACCAACTGATGCTGGGCGACCGGTTCCAGCGGGCGCGGTTCGGCGGCCGCTTCGGAGAAGAAATCGGCCGCCTGCCGGGCCACCGGCGCATCGCTGCGCAGTGGCGCTGCGGTGCGTTGCAACAGCAGATGGGCGGCGGGCAGTAGCGCGCTGGCGGCAATCGCCAGGCCCCAGCGCAGACCACCGGACAACCAGCCCGGCCAGGCCAGCGCCACCACCAGGGTGCACACCGCCAGCACCAGTGCGGCGGCTAGCAGGCCGCGCCAGGCGTGCAGCTCCTGGGTGGCCAACGCGTGCCAGCGTGGCGCCAGCGCGCCACCATCGCGTTCCACCTCGCCCCACAACGGCCAGGTGCGCCACAGGCCAAGCAAGGCGGCACTGACAGCCACACTCAAGGCCAGCGCGGCGGCCAGGCTGCCGCTGTCGCGCAGCGCGGTCAGCGGCCAGCTGATCAATGCCGCCAGGGCGAGCAAGCCCACGCCCCAGATCGCCAGCAGTGGCGGCAGCGCCTGCGCGATGGCGCGCGGTTGCGAAGCCAGCGCGCGAGTGCCGCGCGCCCACGACACCGCCAGGGCAAAGGCCGACTGCGCCAGCCACAGACTTACCGCAGCAACGGCACCTCCCAGGCCACCGAGCAGGGACAGCACCACGCCAGCGGCACCTGCCAGCGCTGCGGCGCGCAATCGCGCGGCACGCTGGGGCTCAGTCATAGTCGCACTCGCCCGCCAGCACCACCGTCTTGGGCAGCTGCAGGTAGAAGCCGTGCTTGCCGAGCGCTTCGCGCACGGTTGCCACATCGGCCTGCGCCAGGCGGCGCTCAGGCGTCAACGCCACCTCCAGCACGAATGCGAATGGTGCCAACTGCGTGTGCACCGCGGCGGGAAGACCGGAGAAGTCGTCACGCGTGGCGAGGTAGACGAAGGTGTCCTGCTTGCGTTGGCTTTTATAGACGTAGGCGTGCATGCGCGCGTGATCGCGCTCGAAGAGCGGTGGGTCACAGGATTGTGTCCCAATTGCGGCGACGGCGAAAGCGCGACCGCTGCGAAAAATCCCAGCCGCGTCAGCGACATGACCGGCGCGTTCAGTTGCGCCATCGACAGGGCTGGCGCACGCCACCGATATACTGCAAGCACTTTTTGCCAGCCAGACCATCGTGAGCCAAGCGCAATATTCGTCCCAGATGGCCCCGGTTGCCGTCACCGCCTACACCTCCACCACCGCGCTCGGTGCCGGGCTCGCCGCCCAGGCCGCCGCGCTGCAATCGCGTCGCAGCGGCCTGCGACGCAACGATTTCGGACCGCAACCGCTGCTGCCCTGTTGGGTCGGCCGCGTGGACGGCGTGGAAGCGGTGGTGCTACCCGAGACCCTGCAACAGTGGGAGTGCCGCAACAACCGCCTGGCCTGGCTGGCCCTGCAGCAGGACGGCATGGCGCAAGCCGTGCAGGCCGCCGCGCAGCGCTATGGCGCCGAGCGCGTGGCGGTGATCATCGGCACCTCCACCTCCAGCATCGGCGCCAGCGAAGAGGCGTATACGCGGTTGGTCGAAGACGCCGACGGCGCACGCTTCCCCGAGGATCTGAATCGCCCGATCGTGCACACCCCGCACTCGCTGGGCGACTTCGTGCAGCACGCCATCGGCCTGCGTGGCCCGTGCGTGACCGTGGCCACGGCGTGCTCGTCCAGCGCCAAGGTGTTTGCCCAGGCGGCGCGACTGATGGATGCCGGCGTGATCGACGCGGCCCTGGTCGGCGGCGTGGACACTTTGTGCGGCAGCGTGCTGTTCGGCTTCAACTCGCTGCAGGTGGTGGCGCCGGAGATGTGCCAGCCCTTCGATGCGCGCCGGGTCGGCCTGAGCCTGGGCGAGGCAGGCGGCTTTGCGCTGCTCGAACGCCCGGCCGCCGCACCGGATGCACCGCTGTGGCTCTACGGCTACGGCGAATCCAGTGACGCGCACCATATGTCGGCGCCGCATCCGCAGGGCCTGGGCGCGCAGCTGGCGATGCGCGGTGCGCTTGAACGCGCCGGCCTGGAGCCGGCCGCGGTGGGCTATCTGAACCTGCATGGCACCGCTACGCCGGCCAACGACAGCGTGGAAGCGGCCGCGGTGGCGGCGATCTTCCCGGATAGCTTGCACGCCAGCTCGACCAAAGCCTGGACCGGCCACACCTTGGGCGCGGCCGGCATCGTCGAATCGGTGATTGCGCTGCTCGCGCTGCGCGACGACGTGCTGCCCGGCACGCTCAACAGCGACGTGCCCGACCCGGCCTGCGGCCCGCAGATCCGCTTCGACAACACCCATGCCCGGATCGACTACGCGATGAACAACTCCTTCGGTTTTGGCGGCAACAACTGTTCGCTGCTGTTCGGGCGGGCCCGCTGATGCTGTCCGCCACCATCGAAGGCATCGGCTTCTGGACCCAGGGGCTGCCCAGTTGGGGGGCCGCCAGCGCATTCGCGCGCGGCGGCGAGCTGCTGGACACCCCCACCCGCCCGGCACCGCAATTGCTGGCGGCCAACGAACGCCGCCGCGCGCCGGACACGGTAGCGGTGTCGCTGGAGTCCGCGCTGGCCGCCTGTCACGCCGCAGGCCGCGACCCGGCCAGCCTGCCGTCGATCTTTACCTCCACGTACGGCGATCTGGCCATCTCCGACTACATGTGCACCACCCTGGCCAGCGACCCATCGGCGATCTCGCCGACCAAGTTCCATAACTCGGTGCACAACGCCGCGGCCGGCTACTGGACCATCGGCGCCGGCGCGATGACCCCGGCTACCGCGATCAGCGCCAGCCTGGGCAGCTTCGCGCAGGGCTTGCTGGAGGCGCTGGTGCAGCGCGTCGCCGGCATGGACGCGGTGCTGCTGGCCGGCTATGACGCGCGCTCGGTCGGGCCGCTGGGTCGGGTCGCCCCCAGCCACGGCCTGCTCGGTGCCGCACTGGTGCTGGGCACGCCCGGCCAGGCTGGCAAGCCGCAGCTGCACGCGCAGCTGGACGACGGTACGCCCTCGCCCGGCGATGGCGCGCTGGCACGTCACATCGCCAACAATGCGATGGCGCCGATGCTGCCGCTGTTCGACCTACTGGCCGGCGGCGGAGACAGCGTGGCGCTGTATGCCAGCCCGGGCCGGGTACTGCGCGTGGAGATCCAGCGATGAGCCGGCAACCGCTGAGCCGCGACGACACCGCCATCCTGGTGCCGGCCTTGAACGAGGCGCTGCGCATCCGCGAAGTGGTCACCGACGCGCTGACCTATTGCTCAAACGTGATCGTGATCGACGACGGCTCCGACGACGGCACCGCCGAGTGCATCGCCGGTATGCCAGTGACGTTGATCCGCCACCCGCAGCGCAGGGGCAAGGGTGCCGCCCTGCGCAGCGGTTTTGCCGAAGCACAGCGGCTTGGCATGCGCGCGGTGATGACCATGGACGGCGATGGCCAGCACAAGGCGGCCGATTTCCCACGCCTGCTGGCCGCCGCCAACCGTCACCCCGGCTGCGTGATCATCGGTGCGCGCATGCGCAAGCGCGCCACCCAGCCCACCATCCGCCGCATCGGCAACGACTTCGGCGACTGGGGCATTGCCTGGGCCTGCGGCTTCCAATTGGTCGACAGCCAGAGCGGCCAGCGGTTGTATCCGGCCTCGGTATTCACCCTGCCCGACGTGCCCGGCGAAGGCTTCGTGTTCGAAGCGCAGCTGCTGATTTCGGCTGCACGCCAGGCCGGTGCGCGCGTGGTCGCGGTGCCGATCGAAACCCGCTATGCCGGCACCTCGCCAGGCACGTTTCGCAAGAGCCATTTTCGGCTGGGGCGCGACCTGTGGAACATCACCTCGCACGTGGTCAAGCAGGTCTGGGCCTATGGCCACGTCTGGCGCGAATACCGCCGCGTGCGCGCCACCCCGGTGATCGTTGACGATGCCGACGGCGAATTTGCTACTGTCCCTGCGGCCACCAAGAGCACCCCGTCCCCATGAATGCACAGCGCGCCGATGTCGTGATCACCGGGGGCGGCCTTGCGGGCCTGAGCCTGGCATTGCAATTGAAACAACGCGATCCCGCACTGGCGATCACCGTGCTGGAGCGCCGTGCGCACCCGGTGCGCGAGGCGGCATTCAAGGTGGGGGAATCCACGGTGGAAATCGGCGCGCATTATTTTGCCGACGTTCTGGGGCTGCGCGAGCACCTGGAGACCGAGCAGATCCGCAAGTTCGGGTTTCGCTTTTTCTTCTCCGACAAGCGCGAAGACATCGACCGCTGCACCGAGCTGGGCGTGAGCAAGATCCTACCCACGCCGTCCTGGCAGATCGACCGCGGCCGCTTCGAGAATTTCCTGGGCGAGCGCGCCCGTGCGCAGGGCATTACCTTTGTCGACAGTTGCAGCGTCAAGGGCATTGAGTTGTCCGAAAACGACACCGACCATGCGGTGCGCTACGACCGCGATGGCACAGTCGGCACGCTGAGCGCACGTTGGGTGGTGGACGCCAGCGGCCGCGCCGGCCTGCTCAAGCGCAAGCTTGGCCTGGCACAGGACAACGACCACAACGCCAACGCGGTGTGGTGGCGCGTGGAAGGGCTGATCGACCCGAACGGTTGGTCGCAGGACAGCAGCTGGCTGCAGCGCTGCACCCCGCCGGACCGCTGGCGTTCCACCAATCACATGTGCGGCCCGGGTTATTGGTTCTGGCTGATTCCGCTGTCCTCGGGTGCGCATTCGCTGGGCATCGTCTGCGATGCAGACATGCATCCGCTGGAAGGCATGAACACCCACGACAAGGCGATGACCTGGCTGCGCACGCATCAGCCGCAGGTCGCCGCCACCCTCGACCAGGCCGACTACCGGTTGCAGGACTTCCTGTTCCTGCGCAATTTCTCTTACGGCTGCAAGCAGGTGTTCTCGCCGCAGCGCTGGGCACTGACCGGCGAAGCGGGCGTGTTCCTGGACCCGTTCTATTCGCCCGGCAGCGACTTCATCGCCATCTCCAATACGTATATCTGCGAATTGATCGGCCGCGACCGCGCCGGCAAGTCGCTCGGCCCATATGTGGAGCTATACCAGCAGCTGTATTTCTCGTTCTACGAGAACACCCTGACGTTGTACCAGGATCAGTACGCGCTGTTCGGCGACGAACAGGTCATGCCGGTCAAGGTGATCTGGGATTACACCTATTACTGGTCGTTGCTGGCGCCGCTGTTCTGCAGCGGACGCATCGCCGATCTCAGCTTGCTATCGCGCATGAAAAACGACTTTCTCTATGCGCGCGACATGAATCTGGCAATGCAGCAGGTGTTGCACGACTGGGGTGTACGCAATACCGCCCAGGGCGTCGCCACTGGCACCGGCCGGCTGCTGGATCAATACCTGATCGGCTGGTTCAACGAACTCAACGGCGCTTTGAACGACACGCTCGACAACGACGCATTTATCGCACGCGTCCATGGCAACGTCGCGCAGATGGCAGTACTGGCGCGCGAGATCCTGCAGCAGGCACGCCACCGCCACCCGGACCTGCCCGACCACGGCCTGGATGCATTGACGGCCAATGCCAACGGCGAGGCGATTCTTACTGCCACTTGGTACGCCGACGCGGCATGAACTTGGCGAACGCACCGGCAACGGTGCGTTTTGCGTGGTTCAAGCTTTCTTGATCCGCGCGCACTGTACGCGCGAGCGTGCCGGTCATGAAGGTCGAACAGATCGGCAGCCAAGCCGGCATACGCTGCTCACAACCATGCACACCGACACCGTCGACTGGTCCTTGCCCGGGCCACCGTCGCGGGACCTGACGCGGCATGGATGCCGGGTAAGCGCTTACAAGGACGTCCTTGCAGCGTGTCCCGTGAGGGTGCACGGCAAGGGCCCTGCAACGAAGGCCCAGATCGGCCGCTCCACACCAGACGCATCGGCACCATTCAATTCCCTCATCGAGGCAGCCGGAAGCTTGAGCTTCAGCGCAGCCTGGATGTTCTCAAGCCAACGTCGTCGAGGCGCGATGCCTCACCGCCTGAGGGATACGCCGCAAGTACGTGCATGTAGGCTCGGTGGTGGCATCCATGCCGCCACACGGTCCCGCAAGCGGAGAGGACATCGCATCTGGCAACGTGGTCGTGTGCTGGTGGGAACCACAAAGCCGACTGCGTCCATCTAGCGTTGGCACAGTTGTTTTGTTAGCCCCTTCAGCCCATCCCGCCATTGATGCCAATGACCTGGCCATTGATGTAGCCAGCCGCGTCCGAGCACAGGAAGGCGACCAGCGCGGCGACTTCGTCGGGTTTGCCGACGCGGCCGGCCGGCACCAATTGCTTGATCACCTCCGGCGCGAAACTGTCGCCGACCATGTCGCTTTCGATCACGCCAGGCGCGACGACGTTCACTGCGATGCCGCGGCTGGCCATTTCGCGCGAGAGCGACTTGCTGGCGCCATGTAACGCCGCCTTTGCGGCGGCGTAGTTGGTCTGCCCGCGATTGCCCAGCACTGCCGCCACCGACGACACGCTGACGATGCGCCCCCAGCGCGTGCGTGCCATCGGCAACAACAACGGTTGGGTGACATTGAAAAAGCCGTGCAGCGACACGTCGATGACGCGGTGCCACTGCTCCGCATTCATGCCCGCCATCGGCGCGTCGTCGTGAATGCCGGCGTTATTGACCACAATCTGGATCGGGCCGGCTTCCAGCAGGCGCTCAAGCGCCGCACCGCTGGCCTGCGCATCGGCCACATCGAAGGCCACCGCTTCGGCGCTGCCGCCGGCGGCCACGATCGCGGCAACCACCTCTTGCGCACGCGCCAGGTTGCGATTGGCATGCACGATCACGTGCCGGCCCTGCGCGGCCAGATGACGACAGATTGCACCGCCAAGATCGCCGCTGCCGCCGGTGACCAACGCACGACGCTGTGGAATGGATGTGCTCATGGAAATCTCGTCGAAGCCAGATCGCGGCAGGAGGCCCACCATCCTAGCGATTCGCAGCCGGCGCAGGAACAACCTTGCCGCATCCATCGCAGCAAGCTTTGTGTGCGAGATGCACGATCGGTCTACCGCATCGCACGTGCGTGCGCCGCTACGAAAGGCGTGCTGCCAGGCGCGGCGACACCATGGAGCGAATAATTGTCAGGTGAAGATGACGATGCACTCGGAAACCGAATGCACGCGTGCCATGCCTCACCGAGCCCTGGCGATGCGCGCAATCGATGAGTTGGCCGCGCTACGCCTGCGCCGCGCCCAGCATCACCGTGGCACGGCCTTCGGCGAGCAGCTGCGCCTGATGGGTGAGACGGAAACTGTATTGTTGGCTGTCCTCGCCTTGCATCAGCACCTGCGCTTCGCACTCGATGGCGTCGGGCAGGGCGTCCAGATATGTCACGTGCAGTTCCACCCCACGCAGCGCAACGAGCATACCCGGGCGCACCGGCTTGCCGGACGCTCGACCCAGCAGGCCACCATGTACGGCCATGGCCTGCGCGCCGTATTCGCATAGATGCACCGCGCGCAGGCGTCCATCCGCACGCAGCGGATGCATGTCGTTGCAATGCGCGTGACTGCGGACGACGATGCGCTGCGCATCACAGGTCACGACCTCGTCCCACAGGCACATGCTGCCCTGGTGCG comes from Xanthomonas vesicatoria ATCC 35937 and encodes:
- a CDS encoding glycosyltransferase family 2 protein produces the protein MSRQPLSRDDTAILVPALNEALRIREVVTDALTYCSNVIVIDDGSDDGTAECIAGMPVTLIRHPQRRGKGAALRSGFAEAQRLGMRAVMTMDGDGQHKAADFPRLLAAANRHPGCVIIGARMRKRATQPTIRRIGNDFGDWGIAWACGFQLVDSQSGQRLYPASVFTLPDVPGEGFVFEAQLLISAARQAGARVVAVPIETRYAGTSPGTFRKSHFRLGRDLWNITSHVVKQVWAYGHVWREYRRVRATPVIVDDADGEFATVPAATKSTPSP
- a CDS encoding YcgL domain-containing protein, which translates into the protein MHAYVYKSQRKQDTFVYLATRDDFSGLPAAVHTQLAPFAFVLEVALTPERRLAQADVATVREALGKHGFYLQLPKTVVLAGECDYD
- a CDS encoding beta-ketoacyl synthase chain length factor, with the protein product MLSATIEGIGFWTQGLPSWGAASAFARGGELLDTPTRPAPQLLAANERRRAPDTVAVSLESALAACHAAGRDPASLPSIFTSTYGDLAISDYMCTTLASDPSAISPTKFHNSVHNAAAGYWTIGAGAMTPATAISASLGSFAQGLLEALVQRVAGMDAVLLAGYDARSVGPLGRVAPSHGLLGAALVLGTPGQAGKPQLHAQLDDGTPSPGDGALARHIANNAMAPMLPLFDLLAGGGDSVALYASPGRVLRVEIQR
- the fabG gene encoding 3-oxoacyl-ACP reductase FabG produces the protein MSTSIPQRRALVTGGSGDLGGAICRHLAAQGRHVIVHANRNLARAQEVVAAIVAAGGSAEAVAFDVADAQASGAALERLLEAGPIQIVVNNAGIHDDAPMAGMNAEQWHRVIDVSLHGFFNVTQPLLLPMARTRWGRIVSVSSVAAVLGNRGQTNYAAAKAALHGASKSLSREMASRGIAVNVVAPGVIESDMVGDSFAPEVIKQLVPAGRVGKPDEVAALVAFLCSDAAGYINGQVIGINGGMG
- a CDS encoding NAD(P)/FAD-dependent oxidoreductase translates to MNAQRADVVITGGGLAGLSLALQLKQRDPALAITVLERRAHPVREAAFKVGESTVEIGAHYFADVLGLREHLETEQIRKFGFRFFFSDKREDIDRCTELGVSKILPTPSWQIDRGRFENFLGERARAQGITFVDSCSVKGIELSENDTDHAVRYDRDGTVGTLSARWVVDASGRAGLLKRKLGLAQDNDHNANAVWWRVEGLIDPNGWSQDSSWLQRCTPPDRWRSTNHMCGPGYWFWLIPLSSGAHSLGIVCDADMHPLEGMNTHDKAMTWLRTHQPQVAATLDQADYRLQDFLFLRNFSYGCKQVFSPQRWALTGEAGVFLDPFYSPGSDFIAISNTYICELIGRDRAGKSLGPYVELYQQLYFSFYENTLTLYQDQYALFGDEQVMPVKVIWDYTYYWSLLAPLFCSGRIADLSLLSRMKNDFLYARDMNLAMQQVLHDWGVRNTAQGVATGTGRLLDQYLIGWFNELNGALNDTLDNDAFIARVHGNVAQMAVLAREILQQARHRHPDLPDHGLDALTANANGEAILTATWYADAA
- a CDS encoding beta-ketoacyl-[acyl-carrier-protein] synthase family protein, with the protein product MAPVAVTAYTSTTALGAGLAAQAAALQSRRSGLRRNDFGPQPLLPCWVGRVDGVEAVVLPETLQQWECRNNRLAWLALQQDGMAQAVQAAAQRYGAERVAVIIGTSTSSIGASEEAYTRLVEDADGARFPEDLNRPIVHTPHSLGDFVQHAIGLRGPCVTVATACSSSAKVFAQAARLMDAGVIDAALVGGVDTLCGSVLFGFNSLQVVAPEMCQPFDARRVGLSLGEAGGFALLERPAAAPDAPLWLYGYGESSDAHHMSAPHPQGLGAQLAMRGALERAGLEPAAVGYLNLHGTATPANDSVEAAAVAAIFPDSLHASSTKAWTGHTLGAAGIVESVIALLALRDDVLPGTLNSDVPDPACGPQIRFDNTHARIDYAMNNSFGFGGNNCSLLFGRAR